The Gossypium hirsutum isolate 1008001.06 chromosome D07, Gossypium_hirsutum_v2.1, whole genome shotgun sequence genome includes the window TTTGGCACCAACTCAAACTGTTCACTGGACATAGGCGACCACATACTCTCATCTGGGATGAGTGGGAATTCAGGACTTCGTACTGTGAATGCATTGTAGCCGGTAGACATCGTTGATGTAAGACGCGTACTTAATCCGTATGTGCGCATGAGAACCAAAGTGTTTGGAATCTCTCATAATCACAGGTCACTTCCGTTAGGTTCATACGATAGGATGCACCTGACATTTCTTGGTCTGGCCTAGCTTATTTTGTGACTCAAAAATTGAGGTTTTGACACAAGTGGCATACTACATACATGGTGTTCGCTCTCGTTGCTCTTCACTAAATCTCTTTTATCACGTCATCGCAGAGTGTACCGTCTCCCACTATCAGAACAGCATATGTCGACTCCCTATTAGAAAACAAAGCGGCCAGTCAAAAGTATGTCTTTTTGACAATCGATGTTACCGACAAATAGTGAGTCCCCTTCAATACGAAATTGATGCACTCAGCCTAGTTTAGCATCATGTGCCTATATCGTAAACCCCGTCGTACGACTACATCCACTTTTTGAATGATATATTCAATACATATGTCGCACCGTAGGCGTTAATAGTGCTCAAGTTGTTCAACATTTGATGGAATCGATGTTAAACGAGCTCATAATCTGTCGAGAAATAACTATAGGTTAGTGTAATGAGATAAACTGGTATGAATATTTGATATGCAGTGAATACATAATTCGAACTACAAACCCATATTGATGACTAGATCTCACTTAGTTGCCGAAAGATATTTTTGGTGGTAGTTGGATCCCACATGTCGTATGCAGTATCGATAATGAGTGCGATCTTAGAGGGCTCACTGACGATCAATCACCAAGAGTATTATGGGTCCCCTGTTTGATATAAAACATATGTTAGGCTACGGGCAAACGCAACGGCGCAACCAACAAGCAACAAATGCTACTGATACCTTCCGTGCAGTCAGATACCATCAATTTAGACCATAGGCTTGCAATGCTAAAATGCCTCTCTGCATTGCTCAAATGTCTAAAAGAACTAATGGAATAATCTTTTTCCAAGGACCAACTGATCGCCACAGTACCCTGAACACGTTTCGATATCGGTTATGGAACTGATACGTACTGATCCAATACCTAACACCATTATAATAGATATTTGTACGAACCCTCCCACCTGTGATGCAACTTCCCCATAGCCTTCTATTTTGTAACTCACACTTTGTAGTATGTTAGAATGTAATGGTGCTGGCTACGTATGTCCACAATCAGCACCTTTATTTGAATCTAGGGACTAGCTTTCACTATTGGTAGAATAATGTTAGCAATTATGTCTGATTCTAGCCTCAGATGGTCTTGAATTGCACCCATCAAAACACAAGTATGGGCACCAGAATAATTCTTTATCGTCCACATTTCGGATTTCTTTCGGTAAGATGCCATGATTTCTCACTTACACCTCCTGTCCTTCATTGTGCACTTTTCTTCGAATTTCTTAGAATGGGACTTCGTGACATAGTAGTTCATACCGTTCTTGAAGTTGTACTGCTTTAGTGCAATAAGAAAAGCTTCTTTGTTGGGTTATTCCATTCCAACTTCCAGTACTCGTACATAACGATAAGCGCTTGCATGACCAGGTGTTCTATGTAGAAACCACGAAAATTTTAAACCACCCTCAGTTGACAGATCGATATTCGTCATATAAGCTAGAGGTTCATACGCCCTGAATCACGTATTTGAATCCAGAGTATTGTCCGAGGCATCATCGCTAGACTCGCAAGGTTCTAGTTCTATTGTAACCGGATTCGGTTCGAAAAGTAGTGTCACTTCTGAACCATCCAGATTGCGCTTCCCATCGTTTGCATCAACAGTCCCCTCTTCCTCACTTGCATCACTTTCCTCGTCCACGCCTTTATTGTCACTTCAAGCACGGTGTTGTAATACCCTCGTCGGCCCCCATCGAAAGGAGTAGGTCACTGATTCTCATATAACCCGTGTGCCCGCCAGAATATTCAACGAGTTGATGACCGATGTACGTCGATAATCCCCCAGTATAACTGCTTCCTCCCCATAACATCGACCTAGAACCGAAGTTGAAATCAAACGCACTAATTGAATGTTGAGCCCGAGTGTCTAGATTTGGGTTATATTGATACCCCGATTAGTAATAACCCCAAAAGTTTAGATCGACGCTGAACACCGATGAGTGTCTACCTATAGATGTTTTAAGAACATAGTAACCGCTTTATAGTAGGCTAGAAAACTCACCGCGCAACCGTATAGTAGGACTTTCTGCTTCAGCTTTGGTACCCCTATTCATCGTGACAGTAGTCGAAGATGGGTTAGATCCATCAGCATCGGTGAACTTCACGTATAACTTAATAACAACATTTTTGCTTACGATGTGTGATGATATAACTGTCTCGAGATGCATCTCGCTAATCACATTTTATAACCCATACTTATAAAGGTCAACAAAAGCAAGAAATATGCATTGCAACCTCACAATTCTTCCCCGGGTTGATCCGTCAACTTTTTTCCTGATTTTGGTACGTAGTTCACGCATTAGAATGATACTATTGAACACAAATTCTATGAACTTTGCTCCTACAAACACCACCTCGACCTCTGTATTAAGATTTGACTGTCGTAGTATATAACAGATTCCTCTTGTCGACTCATTTCAATATTGGTTACAAATTGGATGAAcaaacgtaaaaaaaaaagtaaagagtTGTCCAAAGGAGTACACACAACTCTCACAACACAAGATTATTCTATTTGATATTAACTTGATACATGTCTTTGTTATGAAAATTCTGCCTCTTTTATAAGAGAATTATGTACAAAGAAAGTGAATACATGCTTTGAATTTCGTTTACAAATGCACACATTTGTTGCATATTATATGGAGCAAATAATTTTCAGAATGCATTCAGAACTCATATAATTTCATCATGCATGTGCTCCTAAGAGATTCTGCGTTGCATAACGTGTTCTACAAGCATCTAGAAAGGTACTTTCACTAGCAGAAGAAAGGGAATTTGTTAGAGGAAAAGCCTATTTCCCGGCATGAAAAGCTTGACACTTTAAATGATTTGGATGCTTTAAACACGTTTAGAATATGTTCATCACTCTTGCAACGCACTTTCAAGGTTTTTCTTTGTAAACGACCCTTCTCCGCGGCTATAAAAAGGCTCTTACGCACCAAGCTTTATCATCCCTCAGTCATATAATTTCTCCCCAATCTTCTCCATTCTCCACTATAAATCATTTCCCGATCTTAAAATTTTCGATCACTAAAAATATTTGGTTTACGTTTGAGGTATTCTTGATTTGTCGGTAATGTAATATCGCTCTGATCCGTACGTATTCCATATATCATGCAGAGATGGGATCATTGTCTCTGAAGCCTATCCTAGGAAAGTCGATTATGGGGTGATTTTACTTTCTACGGTCAAGGATGAAAGTTGATGTAGAGGTCTCAATCGACGACCGTTATGCGGTAATAGATCGAGGTATAATAGGGGAGTCAGTTGATGGTCGTTACGTGACCACGAGTTCAATCTTTTTGAACACTCGAAAATGATGCCCTATAAATACCATACAGAAGTTTGATGGCATATTTATACGGAAAATCTCTAGGGATTCCCGCTAGAATTgatgtaatttttttctccattttcagGCAATCGGTACCTTTAACCTTCCTTCTTATTTGAAGGTCGACACCGTCATAGATGTAAAAGGATTCTCAGACGGGGAGAAACTGTTGCGGTGCAATAAAGGTGATGCTCCTTTTGGGGCAACAATGGTTGTCGTTATTACACAatccattaataactacaaccgcTGTCACGCCGAATCGAGTTTGACCTCTACTGTGCAGGAACATTTTCTCTCCACCTGAGGGCCCTCTTGTGTCCACCTCGGTGTCAGCACTCAGACAAGAATGAAAGATTAAAGATACTGACTacttggaaatagagaaaaaattacATTGATTACACTAGAAGTTTCCAGAGTTTTTCCGTATAATTATGACatcaatcttatgtatggtatatataggGCATTGTTTGCAGGaatccaaaaagcttgaactcctGACTGCATAATGACCGTCACCTAGCCCCCCGGTTATACTCGAACCCGTGATCGCATCACAGCCGCTGACTGAGATCTCTATCTAGACTTCGACCCTTGATCGTATCAAGCATTATTACCCCAAAATTGGATTTCCCAACAATGGGTTCCTAAGGTAATGGTTCTATCCCACCATggcatatgaaatgtatgtgtgcTGAGGTGCGTTATCACATCTTCGACCCCTCAAAACTATTTAAGAACTTTCGCCGTTTTAGTCGAAAACCTTGAACACTTTCAAaataccctaaaccttaaaccctaaccctaaaacacTAAAAGCCCTaaccttgaaaaataaaaaaaccctaaccctggAGAGAGAAAGTTAAAACACGTTCAACTAGGCGCACTTTCCTGCCATATGTGCAGAAAACGCACTCAACTGGACGCGTTTTCACTTTCTTTCTCCTAAAAACGGCCTATTtccctaattaaatttaaaaacgacgcctaatttaaaaaattgacctTCACCTTATTTAGCCTAGTTAATCataaataagtaattatatgACTGGTAAAATGatacaaatataattaatatctttatagaattttaattatttattactacaattattatttaacataatgaaaatttaatatatattttattatttaatataaaatatattatttattatttattttacgtATATAAGAACTTATGCAGTGCCTTTAAtagttcttttctatttttattttaccattacAATTACATTTGAATTCCAACACACATCAAAtagttgattttaattttatttttacaatatacAATCTCACCACTACAATAATTTAATcttatcaatattattatttttaatctcacTAGGGTAGTATGACTAAAAGAATCCAAAAACTTAATTATTTACAATTGTGTTTTCTTGaattattagaataaaaaattatgagaATGTATGGTAAACAAAATTTTGGATATCTTTTAGCTGATTTGGGCAGAAATGGAGGATTGGGTAGTCAAACCCTCTAATTGTAGTGTTTGGTGAATGGAGGTTTGTAAAAGCTTGTTGAGCTAAAACCTCCAAAACAAAAAACGCAAGGATGAGCAACTTTTTTCAGTAGTTGATTGGGAATGAGATATGTGGAATGACATATCTGACCATGCTTGCTAAAAAATTACTCTATTTGTCACATGCTCTCGAATCTAATAAGGATGCCAAGATATCAATAGCGTCTATTCTCCCATTTTCACTTTCACCTCCAAAGTCTAaagtaaatctaaaaaaaaaaaactccactGTGAATCTACAAAAATCAACATTGTCGCGAGAAATTTTCAATCGAGCCCATTCATCCTTGAATATTTATGCAcccttaatttattttcattttacttgtgcaaaataatttcttatacaactttatattaattgaaatatgatacttgacaaatttattcagagtatgacataattatcactaattttAATACTAGGaacatgacataattatcactaagaatatagtttacaattatattcatacactattaatatttatcaatttccacaaggttaatatttacaaataacttaagaaatttgtttatttaaaatttcaaaaatattcactaattaattttcataatggATGTTTTTAATCCCTTAGtaatagtattttatttcaataatttcacccaataaagactaaagtattataaacaaataaatacttaataataaaatgtatcatgctcttatatgttattttacacatatcaactttcaactattaattaagttttaccaaatacttttaaataaataattaataaaatcaactgatcaaattaattaatagaatcaattaattaaactagtCACTACAATTATCAGCGAATTGCTAAAGAGtaattatttattacataaatttataCTCTTTGAAGCCTTTAATCAAATGTGAACATAGACTTGCAGCCCTTTATTATTATTGAGTTTGGTTGCCAAATGCAGCTTTTGCCGTCATTAATAATAGGTTTTTTTATGTGCATTTCTAATCTTGTTAATGTGTTTTATTTCGTTATAAtcgtatttaaatattttatatttatataatatgttaatattttatactatttgtattttataaaaatataccaaaaatctataatttataaaaaaatattatataaactttaaaacaattttatttttttatttttttattttattgtactttaaaaaattttcattttaccatTTCGATATTACCAAACTAAGATTAAAAAAAAGGTGATTGGAAGAGAGAGAACAAAAAAATATAGTGCCAATATAGGTACATTTTCTTCCATGCTTCCTCCTTAATTCTAAAAGTCATCTCAATTAcgcaaataaaacacattttataAACCAAAATCAGGACCAAGTATAAGTATACATTAAAGTAAATCAAGAGGTGAATGTAGAATAAGTCAAAAAATACAAGCTCTTTTTACAGTCTTTTAAAGTCCAACTTTTTCCCCTTCTATGCTTAATGCTCTCTACTTTATTACGAAATTGAGTTCTCTCCCTCTCTCTATATATGTATGTTGTTGAGTTCCCCAAGGACTTAAGACAACAATCTGCCTTGTGAAACAAATTTTCTGGATTTTGTTTCACACAGTTTCGACATGGAGATCAAAGCCTGGAACCTTGTCCTGTTCTCGTGCCTGCTGCTTTCTTTATTGGCTTCACCCTCATCTGCCCAGACCTGTGTTAGCCAAACATTTCCCGACAACAAGCAATATGTCAACTGCACCGATCTTAGAGCCTTGAGCAGTTATCTCCATTGGACATATCATCAATCAAATGGAACTGTTGAGATGGCTTTTCGACACACCGGCACCACCTCGTCACGGTGGTCGGCGTGGGGTATCAATCCTAGTGGACCGAGTATGGTGGGTACCCAGGCTTTGGTTGCCTTTGTCAACTCCAGTGGCGTGACTCAGGCGTTCACAACGTCGATTGATAGCCTATTCCCTACGCTGCAACCCACAGATTTGAGCTTCCAGGTTCCAAGTCTGTCAGCAACGTTCGAGAATGACGAGATGACGATATTTGGTGTTTTGAGAATCCCCGAAAACATGTTGTCAACCAGTCAGGTTTGGCAGGAAGGTCCTGTGAGTAACGACCAATTACAGCCTCATACTACTGATGGAGCCAACCTTCAATCCAGGGGAAGTATCAATTTCCTTACAGGACAATCTGCAGGGGCTTCATCTGGTTCAAGGACAAGAAGAAGAAATGTAAGCGGTTCGAATCTTCCCTAGAGCTAGAATTGccatagaaaaaaaaagattccTTTCCAGATTTTTTAAGTTGGATTGTTTGAATTATCCAGGTTCATGGAGTATTGAACACTGTGAGCTGGGGAATATTGATGCCGTTGGGAGCCATAACAGCTAGGTACATAAAGGTGTTCAAATCTGCAGACCCGGCATGGTTTTATCTCCACGTTGCTTGCCAATCATCGGCCTATGTTGTTGGTGTGGCAGGGTGGGCGACAGGTATTAAGCTCGGCAGTGACTCTCCTGGAATCACGCACAATCCCCATAGGACCATTGGCATTATCCTCTTCTGCTTCGGAACTCTTCAGGTAATTTCTTCTCGAATACATATTCATATGCGACGCTAGTATCAGGATTATGCATACCTTAATGAACCTTAACATTTTTtggaggccgaaattaaattataaagttttatgGCAGGGACCTACTTTGGCCCCTCTAGTGCCGTCCTGATGACAGGGAGACTTGTTAAAGTGTGCTTTTAGTCTTTTTCTTCATCTTGCCGTCATGGGGATGGCCTTTCTAAATAGTTGGCTTCAAGACTACTCCAATTTCAAGCTATTAATTACTTTAGATTGTTATATTATTGACAGGTCTTTGCTTTGCTTCTGAGGCCAAACAAGAATCACAAATACAGATTGTATTGGAACATCTACCATCATTCCATTGGTTACAGCGTGATCATCCTAAGCATCGTCAACATTTTCGAGGGTTTCGACATCCTTAACCCTGAAGACAAATGGGAGAGAATTTACATTGGAATCCTCATATTTCTGGGAGCTGTGGCCACATTGTTGGAAGCTTTCACTTGGTACGTTGTTATCAGGAGGAAAAGGACTAACAAGCACCCTCTCGCCATGAATGGAGCCAATGGACATGGACAGGGCGTGTAGtaaaattcaattttggtcaGTCTTAGTCTATTGCACCATGTGTGCTTAGGATGTTTTAGATGTGACCCTCATTTGTTATTTATTAGAGCTTTGCTTTTTCGTTGTCCTAGTGATTGGGTTATCTTGAGTTATACACAGTTTGCTTTGGTATGTATAGGTGATTGATCTCTTATCTTTTCTGTATTGactccatttttttatatatactagcGTTCTTTTAATTCTACTATAGTAGAGATACATGTTGGGCAGCACATAAGTTGAAGTATGACCCATTCCATTGgaacattaattaaaataaatgttgtgTAGGTGAATTGGCAATTTGCCAAGTGTGTGACAAACAATCAATTTCCAACCACTTACTTCTTAATTAGTCAAGAGAGACGGCGGTTTAACCTAAGCTTAActtcataatattttaaattaactttattaattCAATATTTGTATACTATTATCAAATATCAacatattttttactattttaaattatattgattgagttttaatttaattggcATAGTATTGTTGCCAAGGTAAGAAGATGTGGGTTCAAGTGTGTTGAAAcgcattatctttctatttatgggttgaagaGGGATTACGGGCAGTTCTAAGCATCGTGTTAAAAAGAGCAGATATAATCAAAACCTATaataagattgttaaaaaaatatttttaaattatttattagttttgtttttaattattttgatttaaaaggtttccaatatttttatttaatataataaatatttaaacaaatatataaaacaatgtacctatattttagtaattataacatttttaatcatttattaaaattttaatattttataagtttCACTACATATAAATATTATGCTAATGTCCTTAAATGATTATTCTCTCTTTTCATTAAAATTCATCTCACTGCCACTACTACAATTGAATCCAAATGCAAAATTCAGCATTGATTTTAATCTCACTGTTACATTAACAAATCTCACCGCTACGGTAACTAATCTCACAACTATCACCATTTTTAATATCATCAATGCTAATCTCACTACTAATCCAAATTAATCCGAGCAATGCACTTGCAAGCTTCCgacccaaatttttaaaaaaaatattttatatcttACAAGTTTCAACTCAATTTACAAGGCAATCCACCTAAACAAGATAACTCGATTAGATTTGATTATAGAATATGCTACACCAACAATCcttaaactttatttaaaattacatttcgtttatcaatttttaaaaattacgtAATAATCACTaatagtattgaattgttatattttagtcactcatcTATTAACTTACATTAAAAAGATAACATGGCAGATTAATTCAAAGGATTAATAATATTTTGGGCCCTGAACtataattaaaatgttattttgatttttaaattttttcttaataataattctaagaaaattttaaaaaatcttaaaactaCAAGAATAATCATCCAACTATACCTTTAGTTCTATTTTTGTCACCAAATTATTAGTTCTTTTCGATTTAGTAattcaacttttcaaaattaaataggcAAAAAGTTGACGTGGGCTCTTTTAATTGgcctaataaaattttaaccctctaatgtttacacattttatcaatttgatcctaaatattaaaaaaatcaataaatttagccttcaacatctataattctaattctaattcttttaaaaaattaataaatttaaacctcaacatttacaaaatttgtaAGTTTAGTTCTAATAAGAATATAATGTAGGGCctgtttgtttcactgaaaatggcttccaaaaaataatttctagaaaatgacttacttccttggaaaagttaatattttctggtATTTAGAtgaatttatgtaaaatattttctgttttttaacagatttcttaaaa containing:
- the LOC107955024 gene encoding cytochrome b561 and DOMON domain-containing protein At5g35735, translated to MEIKAWNLVLFSCLLLSLLASPSSAQTCVSQTFPDNKQYVNCTDLRALSSYLHWTYHQSNGTVEMAFRHTGTTSSRWSAWGINPSGPSMVGTQALVAFVNSSGVTQAFTTSIDSLFPTLQPTDLSFQVPSLSATFENDEMTIFGVLRIPENMLSTSQVWQEGPVSNDQLQPHTTDGANLQSRGSINFLTGQSAGASSGSRTRRRNVHGVLNTVSWGILMPLGAITARYIKVFKSADPAWFYLHVACQSSAYVVGVAGWATGIKLGSDSPGITHNPHRTIGIILFCFGTLQVFALLLRPNKNHKYRLYWNIYHHSIGYSVIILSIVNIFEGFDILNPEDKWERIYIGILIFLGAVATLLEAFTWYVVIRRKRTNKHPLAMNGANGHGQGV